The proteins below come from a single Esox lucius isolate fEsoLuc1 chromosome 7, fEsoLuc1.pri, whole genome shotgun sequence genomic window:
- the flrt1a gene encoding leucine-rich repeat transmembrane protein FLRT1: MAPEGVAETRDWLFLLLLCLTLLAEVIEFAAAASQGFGAAEDLVCPSVCRCDEDFIYCNDRGLSSIPPLPPSATVLYLQNNHIDNAGLPTSLERQLTVRVIYLYDNELDDFPLHLPPSLRELHLQDNNIRTLPRATLARMPLLEKLHLDDNSVSTVSIEDQAFADNPRLRLLFLSRNHLSSIPSGLPASLEELRLDDNRISTIPTHAFRGLSSLRRLVLDGNLLANQRIADDTFSRLSNLTELSLVRNSLLTPPLNLPSAHLQRLSLQDNALIHMPRGSLDGMRRLQRLDLSDNNLTTLPRGLFKDLDSLGQLLVRGNPWHCGCNLRWLHDWLHARGNSITVRGLTCQGPDKVRDMALKDLTGQMEECEATGVVAAGAAAGVGATGSGARDRDRAGGAGIGGVAASSTTLSPLQGSLFTLRSKRPGLGLPDSGLDYTLGSSGVGRSLALNVKPLAHDSIRVTWSVAQPSSSFRLSWLRLGTNVAMGSITETLVRGDRREYLLNSLQPRSSYIICMVPLVASSGAGKGAVAAGDTDSDEAPVCAKAETSDPSRPDVGQEDNQDPEHVSTLPLAGIIGGATAIVSLALIFAIFCWYGHRAGRMSSRDHYSRGSSRKSKHYDDYIESGTKKDTTILEIRGPGFQMTPMAAHQQPLHPKPLREDYIIHTIFPSNGTGLYKGAHQVSNAGYGTNRGYREGGIPDIDYCYT, from the coding sequence ATGGCGCCCGAGGGAGTGGCCGAGACGCGCGATTGGCTGTTCCTGCTTCTGCTCTGCCTGACTCTACTGGCTGAGGTGATTGAGTTTGCCGCCGCCGCCTCCCAGGGCTTCGGTGCGGCGGAAGACCTGGTGTGCCCCTCGGTGTGCCGCTGTGACGAGGACTTCATCTACTGTAATGACCGCGGCCTGAGCTCCATCCCTCCTCTGCCTCCGTCGGCCACGGTGCTCTACCTGCAGAACAACCACATAGACAACGCCGGGCTCCCCACCTCCCTGGAGCGACAGCTGACCGTCCGGGTCATCTACCTGTACGACAACGAGCTGGATGACTTCCCCTTGCACTTGCCGCCCTCCCTCCGGGAGTTGCACCTTCAAGACAACAACATCCGGACACTTCCCCGCGCCACCCTGGCCCGGATGCCCCTGCTGGAGAAACTGCACTTGGACGACAACTCGGTCTCCACCGTCAGCATCGAAGACCAGGCCTTTGCCGACAACCCGCGGCTGCGGCTGCTCTTCCTGTCTCGTAACCACCTGTCCAGCATTCCCTCCGGGCTCCCGGCCTCTCTGGAGGAGTTGAGGCTCGACGACAACCGCATCTCCACCATCCCCACCCACGCTTTCCGCGGCCTCTCCTCCCTAAGACGCCTCGTCCTGGATGGAAACCTGCTGGCCAACCAGCGCATCGCGGATGACACTTTCTCCCGCCTCTCCAACTTAACAGAGCTTTCGTTGGTGCGCAACTCCCTCCTGACCCCGCCTCTCAACCTGCCCAGCGCCCATCTCCAGCGTCTCTCCCTTCAGGACAACGCCCTGATACACATGCCCCGTGGCTCCCTGGATGGCATGAGGAGGCTCCAGAGACTGGACCtgtctgacaacaacctgaCCACACTGCCACGGGGCCTGTTCAAAGACCTGGACAGCCTGGGACAGCTGCTGGTGCGGGGCAATCCCTGGCACTGTGGCTGCAACCTGCGCTGGCTCCACGACTGGCTGCATGCCAGGGGAAACTCCATCACGGTGAGGGGCCTCACCTGCCAGGGGCCTGACAAGGTGCGAGACATGGCCCTCAAGGACCTGACAGGCCAGATGGAGGAGTGCGAGGCGACGGGGGTGGTGGCTGCCGGGGCTGCGGCCGGGGTTGGAGCCACGGGGAGCGGtgccagagacagagacagagcggGCGGGGCAGGGATTGGAGGAGTTGCTGCTAGCTCCACCACCCTCTCCCCTCTGCAGGGCTCCCTCTTCACCTTGCGCTCCAAGCGGCCCGGCCTGGGGCTCCCAGACTCCGGCCTGGACTACACCCTGGGCAGCAGCGGGGTGGGCAGGAGCCTGGCCCTGAACGTTAAGCCCCTGGCCCATGACAGCATCCGCGTCACCTGGAGTGTGGCCCAGCCCAGCTCCTCCTTCAGGCTCAGCTGGTTGCGGCTGGGCACCAACGTGGCCATGGGCTCCATCACGGAGACCCTGGTGAGAGGAGATCGCAGGGAGTACCTGCTCAACTCCCTGCAGCCCCGCTCCAGTTACATAATTTGCATGGTGCCCCTGGTGGCTAGCTCTGGAGCCGGCAAAGGAGCCGTGGCGGCCGGGGACACCGACTCTGACGAAGCTCCGGTGTGTGCTAAAGCAGAGACGTCAGACCCCAGCCGtccagatgtgggccaggaagACAACCAGGACCCCGAACATGTCAGCACTCTGCCTCTGGCCGGGATCATCGGAGGGGCCACGGCCATCGTCTCCCTGGCTCTCATATTCGCCATCTTCTGCTGGTACGGCCATCGGGCCGGGCGAATGTCTTCACGCGACCACTACAGCCGCGGCAGCTCCAGAAAGAGCAAGCACTACGACGACTACATCGAGTCAGGCACAAAGAAGGACACCACCATCCTGGAGATCCGAGGCCCCGGTTTCCAGATGACACCGATGGCAGCCCACCAGCAGCCGCTCCATCCCAAACCCCTCCGGGAGGACTACATCATCCACACTATATTCCCCTCCAATGGCACCGGCCTCTACAAAGGCGCCCACCAAGTGTCTAATGCAGGGTACGGCACCAATCGCGGCTACAGAGAAGGAGGGATCCCAGATATAGACTACTGTTACACGTGA